One Moritella sp. Urea-trap-13 genomic window carries:
- the gcvP gene encoding aminomethyl-transferring glycine dehydrogenase, which translates to MKTHTPLAHLEQIDNFARRHIGPCDEETKAMLTKVGADSLEDLIQQTVPSSILLAEDVVAGHQLSEVAALQELKAIAAKNTVNKSYIGMGYYGTNVPNVILRNVFENPGWYTAYTPYQPEIAQGRLEALLNFQTMTCDLTGMDLASASLLDEATAAAEAMSMCKRVSKNKKSDNFFIADSVHPQVADVMIERAEHFGFTIIQGPAATAAEHDLFGAALQYPGTNGDVTDISDIIAAIQAKKGVVAVGSDLLALTRIKSPAELGADIAFGSSQRFGVPMGYGGPHAAFFATCDKHKRSMPGRIIGVSKDTRDKPALRMAMQTREQHIRREKANSNICTAQVLLANMAGFYATYHGPQGLKDIAKRVHRFTDLLAAGLVKGGLTLAHDTWFDTITVKWDSELPDSKEKVVTRSIAAGVNFRIDVEHQVGISIDETITQADLATLFDVLLGDDHGISIDALEAELAATGSTSIPASVERESAFLTHPVFNSHHSETEMMRYIKSLENKDLALNHSMISLGSCTMKLNAVAEMIPVTWPEFSNMHPFCPADQAVGYKVMIDLLEDWLVSITGYDYMSMQPNSGASGEYAGLLAIHKYHESRGESHRNICLIPSSAHGTNPASAQMAGLKVVVTKCDANGNVDVEDLREKAIELKDNLSCIMITYPSTHGVYEETIKEICEIIHDNGGQVYMDGANMNAQVALTSPGSMGSDVSHLNLHKTFAIPHGGGGPGMGPIGVKAHLAPFLAGHSIADTGKESRNNRAVSGAQFGSASILPITWMYINMLGTQGLKASTQTAILNANYLAQNLDPLFPVLYKGRNDRVAHECIIDLRPLKEATGISESDVAKRLMDYGFHAPTMSFPVAGTLMIEPTESESKAELDRFILAMTGIRAEIAKVESGEWTAEQSPLHNAPHTLADIVDANWDRAYDRETAVYPAAYVKKDKFWPTVNRIDDVYGDRNLFCSCPPIESYND; encoded by the coding sequence ATGAAAACCCATACCCCACTTGCCCATTTAGAGCAGATTGATAATTTCGCCCGTCGCCATATCGGTCCTTGCGACGAAGAAACTAAAGCAATGTTAACGAAAGTTGGCGCTGACTCTTTAGAAGACCTTATTCAACAAACTGTACCAAGCTCGATCTTATTGGCAGAAGACGTTGTTGCTGGCCATCAGTTATCTGAAGTTGCCGCACTGCAAGAATTAAAAGCCATCGCAGCGAAAAATACAGTAAACAAAAGCTACATTGGTATGGGCTATTACGGTACTAATGTGCCGAATGTTATCCTACGTAACGTATTCGAAAATCCAGGCTGGTACACGGCATATACGCCTTACCAACCAGAAATTGCACAAGGTCGTTTAGAAGCACTACTTAACTTCCAAACAATGACGTGTGATTTAACCGGCATGGACTTAGCAAGCGCATCACTGCTTGACGAAGCAACAGCAGCCGCTGAAGCGATGTCAATGTGTAAGCGTGTTTCTAAAAACAAAAAATCTGATAACTTCTTTATCGCCGACAGCGTACACCCACAAGTAGCTGATGTGATGATTGAACGTGCGGAGCACTTCGGTTTCACTATTATTCAAGGCCCAGCAGCAACAGCCGCTGAGCATGACTTGTTTGGTGCCGCACTACAGTATCCAGGTACGAACGGCGACGTAACAGACATCAGCGATATTATTGCTGCTATCCAAGCTAAAAAAGGTGTTGTTGCAGTTGGTTCTGATTTATTAGCTCTTACCCGCATTAAGTCACCTGCAGAACTGGGCGCAGACATCGCGTTTGGTAGTTCACAGCGCTTTGGTGTACCTATGGGTTATGGCGGTCCACACGCGGCGTTCTTCGCAACATGTGACAAACATAAACGTTCTATGCCTGGTCGTATCATTGGTGTATCTAAAGATACGCGTGATAAACCTGCACTGCGTATGGCAATGCAAACGCGCGAGCAACACATTCGCCGTGAAAAAGCCAACTCAAACATTTGTACCGCGCAGGTATTACTCGCGAACATGGCTGGTTTCTACGCAACATATCACGGTCCTCAAGGCCTGAAAGATATTGCTAAGCGTGTACACCGTTTTACTGATTTATTAGCAGCTGGTCTTGTTAAAGGTGGGTTAACACTCGCTCATGACACTTGGTTTGACACTATCACGGTTAAATGGGATAGCGAACTACCAGACAGCAAAGAAAAAGTAGTGACTCGTTCAATCGCTGCAGGTGTTAACTTCCGTATTGATGTCGAACATCAAGTGGGTATCAGCATCGATGAAACCATCACTCAAGCTGACCTAGCGACATTATTCGACGTATTACTTGGCGATGACCACGGTATCTCGATTGACGCACTAGAAGCTGAACTGGCTGCAACAGGTAGCACGTCTATCCCTGCATCAGTTGAACGTGAATCTGCATTCCTAACACACCCAGTATTTAATTCTCATCATTCTGAAACAGAAATGATGCGTTATATTAAATCTCTGGAAAATAAAGATTTAGCCCTTAACCATTCAATGATTTCATTAGGTTCTTGTACTATGAAATTGAATGCGGTTGCCGAAATGATCCCAGTAACATGGCCTGAATTCAGTAACATGCACCCGTTCTGCCCAGCAGATCAAGCGGTTGGTTATAAAGTGATGATTGACCTGTTAGAAGACTGGTTAGTTAGTATCACCGGCTACGATTACATGTCTATGCAACCAAACTCGGGTGCATCAGGTGAATATGCGGGTCTATTAGCTATTCACAAATACCATGAGTCACGTGGCGAATCGCACCGTAACATCTGTCTGATCCCTAGCTCGGCGCACGGTACTAACCCTGCATCTGCGCAAATGGCCGGTCTGAAAGTTGTGGTAACTAAGTGTGATGCCAACGGTAACGTTGACGTTGAAGACTTACGTGAAAAAGCGATTGAACTGAAAGATAACCTTTCTTGCATCATGATCACGTACCCATCGACGCACGGTGTATACGAAGAAACGATTAAAGAAATCTGTGAAATCATTCATGACAACGGCGGCCAAGTTTATATGGACGGCGCGAACATGAATGCACAGGTAGCATTAACATCTCCGGGCTCTATGGGTTCTGATGTTTCTCACCTTAACTTACACAAAACATTCGCTATCCCACACGGTGGCGGTGGTCCAGGTATGGGTCCTATCGGCGTTAAAGCACACTTAGCACCGTTCCTTGCCGGTCACAGCATTGCTGATACAGGTAAAGAAAGCCGTAATAATCGCGCGGTATCTGGTGCGCAGTTCGGTAGCGCCAGCATCTTGCCTATTACGTGGATGTACATCAACATGTTAGGTACGCAGGGTCTGAAAGCGTCTACACAGACAGCTATCTTGAATGCTAACTACCTAGCTCAAAACTTAGACCCACTGTTCCCTGTGCTTTATAAAGGCCGTAATGATCGTGTTGCTCACGAGTGCATCATTGATTTACGCCCACTTAAAGAAGCGACGGGTATCAGCGAGTCTGATGTTGCTAAACGTCTAATGGATTATGGTTTCCATGCGCCAACAATGAGCTTCCCAGTTGCGGGTACGCTAATGATTGAGCCGACTGAATCAGAATCTAAAGCTGAATTAGATCGCTTCATTCTAGCAATGACAGGCATCCGTGCTGAGATTGCTAAAGTTGAATCGGGTGAGTGGACTGCAGAACAAAGCCCACTCCATAACGCACCACACACATTAGCTGATATTGTTGACGCTAACTGGGATCGTGCTTATGACCGTGAAACTGCGGTTTACCCTGCTGCTTACGTGAAGAAAGACAAGTTCTGGCCTACTGTAAACCGCATCGATGATGTGTATGGCGACCGTAACTTATTCTGCTCATGCCCACCAATTGAATCGTATAACGATTAA
- a CDS encoding UPF0149 family protein, translating to MDKVKLPLFADVNEQLQQSDLLVNPADVHGVICGLLCGGVKLDSKAWLEPFDQLINEGLGIPDSLDAILADVYSGSEAALKDMTLGFELLLPDMDQPLELRMEALAEWVQGFLGGFGMVHSVTTVASDDVKELIADFASISQMDIETDDDSNEAEESFYEIVEYVRMGATYCFNELGDGGGEAQAMPILH from the coding sequence ATGGATAAAGTTAAACTTCCTCTTTTTGCTGACGTAAATGAGCAGCTACAACAAAGTGATTTATTAGTGAACCCTGCTGATGTGCACGGTGTGATCTGTGGTCTATTATGTGGCGGCGTTAAGCTAGACAGCAAAGCTTGGTTAGAACCGTTTGATCAACTGATCAACGAAGGTCTTGGTATTCCAGATTCACTTGACGCGATATTAGCTGACGTTTATAGCGGTAGTGAAGCGGCGTTAAAAGACATGACATTAGGTTTCGAACTGTTGCTACCAGATATGGACCAGCCGTTAGAGCTCCGTATGGAAGCATTAGCTGAATGGGTTCAAGGTTTCCTTGGCGGTTTTGGTATGGTGCACTCGGTAACAACCGTTGCCAGCGATGATGTGAAAGAACTGATTGCTGATTTTGCCAGTATTTCGCAAATGGACATTGAGACTGACGACGACAGTAATGAAGCAGAAGAATCGTTCTACGAGATCGTTGAATACGTGCGTATGGGTGCGACTTATTGCTTTAATGAATTAGGCGACGGTGGCGGTGAAGCGCAAGCAATGCCAATCCTGCACTAA
- the gcvH gene encoding glycine cleavage system protein GcvH, which translates to MSNIPTELKYASSHEWVRNEGDGTFTVGISDHAQGLLGDMVFIDLPDVGDEIEAGEDCAVGESVKAASDIYAPISGEVVAINEELEDSPELVNSDAFGEGWLFRVKASDESQLEALLDAAAYGESIED; encoded by the coding sequence ATGAGCAATATCCCAACTGAATTAAAATATGCATCTTCACACGAATGGGTTCGTAACGAAGGCGACGGTACGTTTACTGTCGGTATTTCTGACCATGCTCAAGGCCTTCTAGGTGACATGGTATTCATCGACTTACCAGATGTTGGTGATGAGATTGAAGCTGGCGAAGATTGCGCAGTAGGCGAATCTGTTAAAGCAGCATCAGATATCTACGCACCAATCAGTGGTGAAGTTGTTGCAATCAATGAAGAACTTGAAGACTCTCCAGAGCTAGTAAACTCGGATGCATTCGGCGAAGGCTGGTTGTTCCGCGTTAAAGCGTCTGACGAAAGCCAGCTAGAAGCGTTACTTGACGCAGCTGCTTACGGCGAGTCAATCGAAGACTAA
- a CDS encoding tetratricopeptide repeat protein: protein MSLINKLTAKLSSKSNASAAAIVWPETAFSREQHAVRNTQFSQTYHAYTNPQQAFEFCRAQADEGVVMALYLLALQYEQGDGQQTYLSQALSCYQRAGDCGHPESLFNLALLQLQGQLGKPNAVLAFSYFEQAAKHGLVQAQYNLASMLDQGSGCFQDQTAAFDWYNKAAEQGYTQAWQNIAVMYYRGEGVEADKLKAYAWTLLAAKAGVDEAIAAEPEMTQALNSTEILVGKAQFDHLQQGFLAYLPIETRFEG, encoded by the coding sequence ATGTCTTTAATAAACAAATTAACGGCGAAGTTGAGTAGTAAATCCAACGCCTCTGCAGCAGCTATCGTGTGGCCAGAAACGGCTTTTAGTCGCGAACAGCATGCAGTGCGTAATACTCAGTTTAGTCAGACTTACCATGCTTATACTAATCCACAACAAGCCTTTGAATTTTGTCGCGCACAAGCCGATGAAGGCGTGGTGATGGCGTTATATTTATTAGCGCTGCAGTATGAACAAGGTGATGGTCAGCAAACTTATTTAAGCCAAGCGCTGAGTTGTTATCAACGCGCTGGCGATTGTGGCCACCCAGAGTCATTATTTAATCTGGCGTTATTACAATTACAGGGCCAGTTGGGTAAACCCAATGCGGTATTGGCGTTTAGCTATTTTGAGCAAGCGGCCAAGCACGGGCTAGTACAGGCGCAGTATAATCTCGCCAGTATGTTGGATCAGGGCTCGGGCTGTTTTCAAGATCAAACCGCTGCTTTTGACTGGTACAACAAAGCCGCCGAGCAAGGTTATACCCAAGCATGGCAAAACATTGCGGTGATGTATTACCGTGGTGAAGGCGTTGAAGCCGATAAATTAAAGGCGTACGCGTGGACATTATTAGCGGCAAAGGCCGGTGTCGACGAGGCTATCGCCGCAGAACCAGAGATGACACAAGCGTTAAACTCGACCGAGATCTTGGTGGGTAAAGCGCAGTTTGATCACTTACAACAAGGCTTTTTAGCTTATTTACCAATAGAAACCCGATTTGAAGGTTAA
- a CDS encoding FAD-dependent 2-octaprenylphenol hydroxylase, which produces MQSYDIAVVGGGMVGLAFAAALKGTTLKIVVIEGNELDRELGESPELRVSALSRASQNILQNLDAWSGIESRRHQAYNAMQVWDRDGFGHIDFDGDALMTDTLGHLVENKVIQLALLEQIEKASNITLLTGTRISKLTRGDDAAWLTLEDQEPVYAKLIVGADGANSWTRAQVNIPLTTWDYNHHAIVANIRTVEPHQSCARQIFNPEGPLAFLPLWQPDLCSIVWSLPPERATELLAMDESEFNKQLTVAFDGRLGLCSVEGQRQAFPLKMRYARSFASDRVALIGDAAHTIHPLAGQGVNLGLLDAASLAQCVLENHLANKDIGSHAHLRKFERWRKAEAAVMISSMEGLKRLFSGDHPAKRIFRDIGLTLSNTLPGLKLSFIKRAMGLDGELPDLAKSDYKR; this is translated from the coding sequence ATGCAATCTTATGATATTGCGGTTGTTGGCGGTGGCATGGTTGGCCTTGCTTTTGCTGCAGCGTTAAAGGGAACCACCCTTAAGATCGTGGTTATCGAAGGTAATGAACTGGATCGCGAATTAGGTGAATCACCAGAATTACGCGTTAGCGCACTGAGTCGTGCCAGCCAAAACATATTACAAAATTTAGATGCGTGGTCAGGTATCGAAAGCCGCCGCCATCAAGCGTACAACGCCATGCAAGTTTGGGATCGTGATGGTTTCGGCCATATCGACTTTGACGGCGATGCGCTAATGACAGATACCTTAGGTCATTTAGTTGAAAACAAAGTGATCCAATTAGCGCTGTTAGAACAAATAGAAAAAGCCAGCAACATTACCTTATTAACCGGTACTCGCATTAGTAAATTAACCCGTGGCGATGATGCGGCTTGGTTAACCTTAGAAGATCAAGAACCTGTGTATGCGAAGTTAATTGTTGGCGCTGATGGTGCTAATTCATGGACGCGTGCACAAGTGAATATTCCGCTGACCACATGGGATTATAATCACCATGCGATCGTCGCGAATATTCGCACCGTTGAACCGCATCAGTCTTGCGCGCGTCAGATCTTTAATCCAGAAGGGCCCTTAGCGTTTTTACCCTTATGGCAACCGGATCTGTGTTCAATTGTATGGTCGTTACCACCAGAGCGTGCGACTGAATTGTTAGCCATGGATGAAAGCGAGTTTAACAAACAATTGACCGTGGCCTTTGATGGTCGTTTAGGTCTGTGTAGTGTTGAAGGTCAACGTCAGGCATTCCCGCTTAAAATGCGTTATGCCCGTAGCTTTGCTAGCGACCGCGTGGCATTAATTGGCGATGCAGCACACACCATACATCCATTAGCAGGGCAGGGTGTTAACCTAGGTTTGTTAGATGCGGCGAGTTTGGCGCAATGTGTATTAGAAAATCACCTAGCGAATAAAGACATCGGCAGCCATGCACACTTGCGAAAATTTGAGCGCTGGCGTAAAGCCGAAGCGGCGGTGATGATCTCGAGTATGGAAGGTTTAAAACGGTTATTTAGTGGCGATCATCCGGCGAAACGCATTTTCCGCGATATAGGTTTAACCTTATCGAATACATTACCTGGGCTAAAGCTAAGCTTTATTAAACGGGCGATGGGCTTGGATGGTGAGTTACCTGATCTTGCTAAATCAGACTACAAGCGTTAA
- the gcvT gene encoding glycine cleavage system aminomethyltransferase GcvT: MAQQTVLFPKHVEAGAKMVDFHGWDMPINYGSQIAEHNAVREDAGMFDVSHMTIVDIKGSDAKSFLRYLLANDVAKLTVSGKALYTGMLQQDGGVIDDLIVYFFNDEYYRLVVNSATRVKDLAWINKQAADFSVAVTELPELAMIAVQGPKAKEKAATVFTAEQNAAVEGMKPFFGVQAGSLFIATTGYTGEAGYEIVVPQDQACDLWQQLVDAGVQPAGLGARDTLRLEAGMNLYGLDMDETVSPLAANMGWTIAWEPQERDFIGRAALTAQKAEGTDKLVGLVLEAKGILRTGQKVVFTNAAGEACEGVITSGSFSPTLGYSIAFARVPASIGETAEVEMRKKLIAVAVTKPAFVRNGKKLV, from the coding sequence ATGGCTCAACAAACAGTACTGTTCCCGAAGCACGTAGAAGCAGGGGCAAAAATGGTGGACTTCCATGGTTGGGATATGCCAATCAATTATGGTTCTCAGATTGCTGAACATAATGCTGTACGCGAAGATGCGGGTATGTTCGATGTGTCACACATGACGATCGTGGATATCAAAGGCTCTGATGCAAAGTCGTTCTTACGTTATTTACTTGCCAATGATGTGGCAAAATTAACTGTTTCTGGTAAAGCACTATATACCGGAATGTTACAACAAGATGGTGGGGTTATTGATGACCTTATCGTTTACTTCTTCAATGATGAATACTACCGTTTAGTGGTTAACTCAGCGACTCGTGTTAAAGATTTAGCATGGATCAACAAACAAGCTGCAGATTTCTCTGTTGCTGTTACTGAATTACCTGAACTGGCAATGATTGCTGTTCAAGGCCCTAAAGCGAAAGAAAAAGCCGCTACTGTATTCACAGCTGAGCAAAACGCTGCTGTTGAAGGCATGAAGCCTTTCTTTGGTGTACAAGCGGGTAGTTTGTTTATTGCTACAACGGGTTATACCGGTGAAGCAGGTTATGAAATAGTTGTTCCACAAGACCAAGCTTGCGATTTATGGCAGCAACTTGTGGACGCAGGGGTTCAACCAGCAGGTCTAGGCGCACGTGATACACTACGTCTTGAAGCTGGCATGAACCTTTATGGTTTAGATATGGATGAAACTGTATCTCCGCTAGCCGCTAACATGGGCTGGACGATTGCTTGGGAACCACAAGAACGTGACTTTATTGGTCGCGCAGCGCTAACTGCTCAAAAAGCAGAAGGCACTGACAAGCTTGTTGGTTTAGTTCTGGAAGCGAAAGGTATTTTACGTACTGGTCAAAAAGTCGTATTTACTAACGCTGCAGGCGAAGCATGTGAAGGCGTTATCACCAGTGGTAGCTTCTCACCTACGTTAGGTTACAGCATTGCATTTGCACGTGTTCCAGCATCAATCGGTGAAACGGCTGAAGTTGAAATGCGTAAGAAGTTGATAGCAGTTGCAGTGACTAAACCAGCGTTTGTTCGTAATGGTAAAAAACTAGTTTAG
- the ubiH gene encoding 2-octaprenyl-6-methoxyphenyl hydroxylase: protein MSVVEYDIAIVGAGMVGATLAHAISQIQHQDGRQLSIALIDANPPTTSNHPGFDARVIALSYGSQQILTQFKLWDKIAPTATAIKHIHVSDRGHWGFTRLDHSEYNLPALGQVIELQTAGHIFQQDLAATRNINWYCPNQLVSLDRQINHTDLTLDDGQQLRCKLLIGADGNNSMVRQLTNVPIEVTDFEQTAIIANVTTSKLHEGKAFERFTDTGPLALLPMKDQRSSLVWSVRSDEVDAIMALSDEAFLARLQLRFGYRLGTFTKTGQRFSYPLLLTEALEPTQHRSVVIGNAAHALHPIAGQGYNLGLRDVAVLHHQIEQAFLNDQDVGAQAVTKGYWHKRQGDHQKTIWMTTSLATLFANNYAPLVAGRNLALHTMGYKPEYKRALARQALGAFKLF, encoded by the coding sequence ATGTCAGTGGTTGAATATGATATTGCAATTGTGGGTGCCGGCATGGTCGGGGCTACACTTGCGCACGCGATAAGCCAAATACAGCACCAAGATGGTCGTCAATTATCGATAGCGTTAATTGATGCCAATCCGCCAACCACCAGTAACCATCCTGGTTTTGATGCGCGGGTGATTGCATTATCTTATGGTTCCCAACAGATCTTAACCCAGTTTAAGTTGTGGGATAAGATCGCGCCGACAGCCACGGCGATCAAACATATTCATGTATCCGATCGTGGTCATTGGGGTTTTACCCGTCTTGATCACAGCGAATACAATTTACCTGCATTAGGGCAAGTGATCGAACTGCAAACCGCAGGGCATATATTCCAACAAGATCTAGCAGCGACGCGTAATATCAATTGGTATTGCCCAAATCAGTTAGTCAGTTTAGATCGCCAGATCAACCATACCGATCTTACCCTTGATGACGGTCAGCAACTGCGCTGTAAATTATTAATCGGTGCAGATGGTAACAACTCAATGGTACGCCAGTTAACCAACGTGCCTATTGAAGTGACCGATTTTGAACAAACTGCGATCATTGCCAATGTCACCACCAGTAAGTTGCACGAAGGCAAAGCTTTTGAGCGCTTTACTGATACCGGTCCATTAGCTTTATTGCCAATGAAAGATCAACGCAGCTCGTTAGTTTGGTCAGTGCGTAGCGATGAAGTCGACGCGATCATGGCATTGAGTGATGAAGCATTTTTAGCGCGTTTACAGCTGCGTTTTGGCTATCGTTTAGGTACGTTTACCAAAACCGGTCAGCGTTTTTCATACCCGCTACTATTAACAGAGGCGTTAGAGCCAACTCAACATCGTAGTGTTGTGATTGGTAATGCCGCGCATGCGCTGCACCCGATTGCGGGTCAAGGTTATAACCTGGGCTTACGTGATGTGGCGGTATTGCATCATCAAATTGAACAAGCTTTTTTAAACGACCAAGATGTCGGTGCTCAAGCCGTCACCAAAGGTTACTGGCACAAGCGTCAAGGCGATCATCAAAAAACCATTTGGATGACGACCTCATTAGCGACCTTGTTTGCTAATAACTATGCGCCGCTGGTGGCCGGTCGTAATTTAGCCCTACACACCATGGGTTACAAACCAGAATATAAACGCGCACTCGCACGTCAAGCACTGGGTGCGTTCAAGTTATTTTAA